In Dasypus novemcinctus isolate mDasNov1 chromosome 10, mDasNov1.1.hap2, whole genome shotgun sequence, one DNA window encodes the following:
- the LOC101411896 gene encoding olfactory receptor 8H1-like — MERRNNTNVPYFILFGLTDSEVLQQFLFTLFLLIYLITLLGNAGMILIIRLDLQLHTPMYFFLSHLSFLDLSYSTVIIPKTLENLLTSNKNISFVGCFTQMCFFILFSVTEFFLLSSMAYDRYVAICNPLHYPVVMSTRLCHTLISGSYMISFTESLVNLLFMNSLHFCRSNVIYHFYCDLTPILTLSCTDTHDIEMMIMICAGFNVMMTLSTISFSYISVLSTILKINSSSGKHKAFSTCSSHILGVTLYYVTTTFTYVKPKKSYSLGRDQVVSVLYTMVIPMLNPLIYSLRNKEVKNALIRVIQKREDSKQLK; from the coding sequence ATGGAAAGAAGGAATAACACAAATGTGCCTTACTTCATCCTTTTTGGCTTGACAGACTCTGAAGTGCTCCAGCAgttcctttttactttatttctcctgATATACCTTATTACCCTGCTAGGAAATGCAGGAATGATACTTATAATTCGCCTGGACCTCCAgcttcacacccccatgtacttttttCTCAGTCACCTGTCTTTCCTTGACCTCAGTTACTCAACGGTCATCATACCTAAAACCTTAGAGAACTTACTGACTTCCAACAAGAATATTTCATTCGTGGGCTGCTTCACACAGATGTGTTTTTTTATCCTCTTCTCTGTTActgaatttttccttctttcatcaatggcctatgaccgctatgtagcTATATGCAACCCTCTTCACTACCCAGTTGTTATGTCCACGAGACTCTGCCACACCCTCATATCTGGTTCCTACATGATTAGTTTTACTGAATCATTAGTCAACCTTCTTTTCATGAACAGTTTGCATTTCTGTCGCTCAAATGtaatctatcacttttactgTGACTTAACTCCAATTTTAACCCTATCCTGTACTGACACtcatgacattgaaatgatgaTAATGATTTGTGCTGGTTTCAATGTAATGATGACTCTTAgcacaatttcattttcctacataTCTGTTTTGTCTACTATCCTGAAAATTAATTCCTCTTCAGGAAAGCACAAAGCCTTTTCTACTTGTTCATCCCATATCCTGGGAGTCACACTCTATTATGTCACTACAACTTTTACTTATGTAAAACCAAAGAAGTCCTACTCCTTGGGCAGAGATCAGGTGGTCTCTGTGCTTTACACTATGGTGATCCCCATGCTGAATCCTCTCATTTATAGTCTTAGGAACAAAGAGGTCAAAAATGCTCTCATTAGAGTCATCCAGAAGAGGGAAGATTCCAAGCAATTGAAGTGA